One part of the Sebastes fasciatus isolate fSebFas1 chromosome 8, fSebFas1.pri, whole genome shotgun sequence genome encodes these proteins:
- the LOC141772239 gene encoding histone-lysine N-methyltransferase SUV39H1-like isoform X2, translating to MSWDELQALCRRERLYCPQLGVNRANVNEYDVEFLCDYKRVKEEVFYLVKWKTFPESDNTWEPKRNLKCAKLMKQFHLDLDQELRRHKRRATPKKLDKEVASFLVQKAKLRQRLQRWEAHLNQTRNHPGRIFVRNEVDFEGPPKNFTYINNYKVGQGIVLDEMAVGCECKNCLEEPVNGCCPGASLHRMAYNDRGQVRIRAGQPIYECNTRCSCCTDCPNRVVQKGIQFDLCIFKTENGRGWGVRALQHIKRNTFIMEYVGEIITTDEAERRGHVYDRQGSTYLFDLDYVEDVYTVDAAHQGNISHFVNHSCNPNLQVYNVFIDNIDERLPRIALFSTRAIRAGEELTFDYKMQIDPVDTESTKMDSSFSVAGLPSSPKKRIRVECRCGSDSCRKYLF from the exons ATGTCCTGGGATGAGCTGCAAGCCCTGTGTCGCAGAGAGAGACTCTACTGTCCACAGCTGGGGGTGAACAGAGCCAACGTCAACGAGTATGATGTGGAGTTCCTGTGTGACTACAAGAGGGTCAAG GAAGAGGTGTTCTACCTGGTAAAGTGGAAGACCTTCCCAGAGTCCGATAACACCTGGGAACCCAAGAGGAACCTCAAATGTGCCAAACTGATGAAGCAGTTCCACCTGGACCTGGATCAGGAGCTGAGGCGCCACAAAAGACGCGCCACCCCTAAAAAACTGGATAAGGAAGTTGCCTCATTCCTGGTCCAAAAAGCCAAACTCCGTCAGCGTCTGCAGCGCTGGGAGGCCCATTTGAACCAGACACGCAATCACCCGGGTCGCATTTTTGTCAGGAACGAAGTGGACTTTGAGGGCCCTCCAAAAAACTTCACCTACATCAACAACTACAAAGTAGGTCAGGGCATCGTGTTAGATGAGATGGCTGTGGGCTGCGAGTGTAAGAACTGTTTAGAGGAGCCGGTGAATGGCTGCTGCCCCGGGGCCTCCCTGCACCGCATGGCCTACAACGACAGGGGGCAGGTCCGGATCCGAGCAGGACAGCCCATATACGAGTGTAACACCCGATGCAGCTGTTGCACCGACTGTCCTAACAGAGTGGTGCAGAAGGGCATCCAGTTCGACCTGTGCATCTTTAAGACCGAGAACGGCCGGGGATGGGGCGTCCGCGCACTGCAGCATATCAAGAGGAACACATTCATCATGGAGTACGTGGGAGAG ATCATCACAACAGATGAAGCGGAGAGGAGGGGTCATGTGTACGACCGCCAAGGTTCTACGTACCTGTTTGACCTGGACTATGTGGAGGACGTGTACACGGTGGATGCGGCTCACCAAGGCAACATCTCCCACTTTGTGAACCACAGT TGTAACCCCAACCTTCAGGTATATAATGTGTTCATCGACAACATCGACGAGAGGCTCCCAAGAATAGCTTTATTCTCAACGCGGGCTATTCGGGCAGGAGAGGAGCTCACCTTCGACTACAAGATGCAAA TTGATCCAGTCGACACAGAGAGCACCAAAATGGACTCCAGTTTCAGTGTAGCGGGGCTCCCCAGCTCTCCGAAGAAGAGGATTCGAGTGGAGTGTCGGTGTGGATCGGACTCGTGTCGAAAATACCTGTTCTGA
- the LOC141772239 gene encoding histone-lysine N-methyltransferase SUV39H1-like isoform X1, whose amino-acid sequence MYFGGCVQNMAENLKGCSVPWKMSWDELQALCRRERLYCPQLGVNRANVNEYDVEFLCDYKRVKEEVFYLVKWKTFPESDNTWEPKRNLKCAKLMKQFHLDLDQELRRHKRRATPKKLDKEVASFLVQKAKLRQRLQRWEAHLNQTRNHPGRIFVRNEVDFEGPPKNFTYINNYKVGQGIVLDEMAVGCECKNCLEEPVNGCCPGASLHRMAYNDRGQVRIRAGQPIYECNTRCSCCTDCPNRVVQKGIQFDLCIFKTENGRGWGVRALQHIKRNTFIMEYVGEIITTDEAERRGHVYDRQGSTYLFDLDYVEDVYTVDAAHQGNISHFVNHSCNPNLQVYNVFIDNIDERLPRIALFSTRAIRAGEELTFDYKMQIDPVDTESTKMDSSFSVAGLPSSPKKRIRVECRCGSDSCRKYLF is encoded by the exons ATGTATTTTGGCGGCTGTGTGCaaaacatggcggaaaatttgaAAG GTTGCAGCGTGCCGTGGAAGATGTCCTGGGATGAGCTGCAAGCCCTGTGTCGCAGAGAGAGACTCTACTGTCCACAGCTGGGGGTGAACAGAGCCAACGTCAACGAGTATGATGTGGAGTTCCTGTGTGACTACAAGAGGGTCAAG GAAGAGGTGTTCTACCTGGTAAAGTGGAAGACCTTCCCAGAGTCCGATAACACCTGGGAACCCAAGAGGAACCTCAAATGTGCCAAACTGATGAAGCAGTTCCACCTGGACCTGGATCAGGAGCTGAGGCGCCACAAAAGACGCGCCACCCCTAAAAAACTGGATAAGGAAGTTGCCTCATTCCTGGTCCAAAAAGCCAAACTCCGTCAGCGTCTGCAGCGCTGGGAGGCCCATTTGAACCAGACACGCAATCACCCGGGTCGCATTTTTGTCAGGAACGAAGTGGACTTTGAGGGCCCTCCAAAAAACTTCACCTACATCAACAACTACAAAGTAGGTCAGGGCATCGTGTTAGATGAGATGGCTGTGGGCTGCGAGTGTAAGAACTGTTTAGAGGAGCCGGTGAATGGCTGCTGCCCCGGGGCCTCCCTGCACCGCATGGCCTACAACGACAGGGGGCAGGTCCGGATCCGAGCAGGACAGCCCATATACGAGTGTAACACCCGATGCAGCTGTTGCACCGACTGTCCTAACAGAGTGGTGCAGAAGGGCATCCAGTTCGACCTGTGCATCTTTAAGACCGAGAACGGCCGGGGATGGGGCGTCCGCGCACTGCAGCATATCAAGAGGAACACATTCATCATGGAGTACGTGGGAGAG ATCATCACAACAGATGAAGCGGAGAGGAGGGGTCATGTGTACGACCGCCAAGGTTCTACGTACCTGTTTGACCTGGACTATGTGGAGGACGTGTACACGGTGGATGCGGCTCACCAAGGCAACATCTCCCACTTTGTGAACCACAGT TGTAACCCCAACCTTCAGGTATATAATGTGTTCATCGACAACATCGACGAGAGGCTCCCAAGAATAGCTTTATTCTCAACGCGGGCTATTCGGGCAGGAGAGGAGCTCACCTTCGACTACAAGATGCAAA TTGATCCAGTCGACACAGAGAGCACCAAAATGGACTCCAGTTTCAGTGTAGCGGGGCTCCCCAGCTCTCCGAAGAAGAGGATTCGAGTGGAGTGTCGGTGTGGATCGGACTCGTGTCGAAAATACCTGTTCTGA
- the gpr173 gene encoding putative G-protein coupled receptor 173 encodes MWIEVFLFLVNCGKEATTRTKEQPADGGGGGEVVVALVFGNKVVCGGVLGMSNRNESSEGPAGPMAAVVATAGGMVAESPSSAVSTYIKLVLLGLIICISLVGNLVVSLLVLRDRALHKAPYYFLLDLCLADTIRSAICFPFVLVSIKNGSAWTYSVLSCKVVAFMAVLFCFHAAFMLFCISVTRYMAIAHHRFYSKRMTFWTCVAVVCMVWTLSVAMAFPPVFDVGTYKFIREEDQCIFEHRYFKANDTLGFMLMLAVLILATHVVYMKLLLFEYKHRKMKPVQMVPAISQNWTFHGPGATGQAAANWIAGFGRGPMPPTLLGIRQNLHNQNRRLLGMEEFKAEKQLGRMFYVITLLFLVLWSPYIVACYWRVFVKACTIPHRYLSTTVWMSFAQAGVNPIVCFFLNKDLKKGLLSHLPACCRTKPHLPREPYCVM; translated from the coding sequence ATGTGGATTGAGGTGTTCCTGTTCCTTGTGAACTGTGGAAAGGAGGCAACCACGAGGACGAAGGAACAACCAGCAGACGGAGGAGGCGGTGGAGAAGTGGTGGTGGCTTTGGTGTTTGGGAATAAGGTGGTGTGTGGGGGGGTATTGGGGATGTCGAATAGAAACGAGAGCAGCGAAGGGCCTGCTGGGCCCATGGCGGCAGTGGTGGCAACCGCGGGAGGTATGGTAGCAGAGAGTCCGTCCTCGGCCGTCTCTACCTATATCAAACTGGTGCTACTAGGTCTGATCATCTGCATCAGCCTGGTGGGCAACCTGGTGGTGTCTCTGCTCGTATTGCGGGACCGGGCCCTGCACAAGGCACCTTACTACTTCCTGCTGGACCTGTGCCTGGCAGACACCATTCGCTCAGCCATCTGCTTCCCGTTTGTGCTGGTGTCTATAAAGAACGGCTCGGCCTGGACCTACAGCGTGCTGAGTTGCAAGGTGGTGGCCTTCATGGCAGTGCTCTTCTGCTTCCACGCCGCCTTCATGCTGTTCTGCATAAGCGTAACGCGCTACATGGCCATCGCACACCATCGCTTTTACTCGAAGCGCATGACATTCTGGACATGCGTGGCAGTGGTGTGCATGGTGTGGACACTGTCTGTGGCGATGGCTTTCCCGCCAGTTTTCGACGTAGGCACCTACAAATTCATTCGCGAGGAGGACCAGTGCATCTTTGAGCATCGCTATTTCAAGGCCAACGACACGCTAGGCTTCATGCTAATGCTGGCCGTGCTCATTCTAGCCACACACGTCGTCTACATGAAGTTACTCCTCTTTGAGTACAAGCACCGCAAGATGAAGCCGGTCCAGATGGTGCCGGCCATCAGTCAGAACTGGACCTTCCACGGGCCGGGGGCTACTGGCCAAGCGGCAGCCAACTGGATTGCGGGCTTCGGCAGGGGCCCGATGCCGCCGACTCTGCTGGGAATCCGGCAGAACTTGCACAACCAGAACCGGCGCCTGTTGGGCATGGAGGAGTTCAAAGCGGAGAAGCAGCTTGGCAGGATGTTCTACGTGATCACCCTGCTGTTCCTGGTGCTCTGGTCTCCCTACATAGTGGCTTGCTATTGGAGGGTGTTTGTCAAGGCTTGCACAATACCACACCGGTACCTCTCCACCACCGTGTGGATGAGTTTCGCCCAAGCCGGGGTCAACCCTATTGTCTGTTTCTTCCTTAACAAAGACTTGAAGAAAGGGCTCCTTTCCCACCTACCAGCCTGCTGCAGGACTAAACCTCATCTGCCACGAGAGCCTTATTGTGTCATGTAA